The sequence TTGCTGCTCAGAGGGCCCAAGCTGCTTTGTAGGCTTAAAAGCTAATGATGTAGTCTCAACACTTCTGTCAAAACCATTTCCCCTATTTGAGTTGGATATACTTGTATCAGACATTCTGTACATGGGGCTATGTGAGGTTCTCTGTTGGCCATAGCTGTAATTTCCATAACTGGAGTCTATATCTCCTTGACCAGCCATGTAAAAAGCTTTTCTTTTCAGTGAACTAGCAGAGCTGTTGGTCAGGGCAGATGGTGCTATTGGTGTCAAACCATGACTCTGATAGCTATAGCCTGGGACAGTAGTGGGAGGAAGAGGAGTAGGTGCAGGGATACCTGAAGGAAGGTAGGCCGAAGGAGGAGGTGCGCTTCCAGGACTATAACCAGACCCAACTGATGACTGAGGTGGATAACCAGCAGGTGGGTAATTGTAACTGGAAATATTTGAGGCTCCATTATAACCTGGCACAAGAGCAGAAGGTGGTGGGGGAGGTGGAGGAGGTTGTAGGAGTCCAGAGCTGTGAAGTGGTGATGGGTGAGGAGATGGAAGTGCTGATGCAGATTGGCTGCTGTAAGTTGTATGCAAGTAGGAACCATTATATCCAGTGGCATATTCCTGAGATGGTAGACCTGAATGAAGACTAGGTACTGTGTGACCTCCACATGTACTGTTAGAATAATTAGGTTCTGTCAGGTTGCTGGCCACCCCTGGGGAACTGCCAATGCTAGCAGAAACATCTGATGGTGGAATAGTAGCACCCACCCCAGCTTTGCTAGCTGTAATGACATCAGTTACACAGTTCATAGGATAAACACTGTCAGAATTTAAAGAGCTCTGCCAAGAATCACTTTCGCTTTTTCGTCCATTTACTAGGCCAGATTGAGCTTCAGTGTAATTACTCAGGATAGGTCTTTCCATGGAGCCATCCAAGATTCCCGAATATTTTTCTGCATATTTCTTAAGCAGGTTAGACGCAGTCAGAGCAGAGATATCATCATTAGCCCACGCATACTGGTAGGTACGTTGCAGGTGGCCACGGTACGCTTCAACTTTGTGAGCCGGTGACCGTGTAGTTGAAGTTATATCGAAGTGCTGTTCTGGCCACTGTGCATGCTCCGGCGTCCACTGCATCTTCAAGcctaacacaaaaaatatataaaacagataagaggaaagcattaaaataatttttttgatttgttaaaaacaacattatttctttatttaaaaacattaaatcaatataaaaagtATTTCTATTACACTAgtatgtgtgttaaaaaaaataagaaaatacgaAAATAttgttatttgcaacaaattgctCATGTATTGCACATTACATACACCACATGACTTGGTTAATAATGTTGTATAAGCAGCAATTCTATCTTTACAATACCAGTTTCAggtctttttttttcccctcaatctAAAAATATGAGATACAGCTGGCAGATCACATCTAGGATACCTCTCTTATTTGGTGCTGAACACCTAGTTAGCAAAGCATAATGCACCCTGTGCAGAACAATATGACACAGACGCTGCAGGTCATTCCATAATCCAACTCTCATCTAAAGTGGTCCACAACAGTTTCAAATCTGCTTCTTGGAGTGCAGCAAAGCAATCTCCAAGGCAGCGATCCGTCGCTTTCATCACACAAAGCCTAGAACTCAGTATGAATTACAACTGCCTGCTTTCTGCCTTTGAGTTATGTTGTTGAACCtctgaaaaaaaataagcatCACTTGTCTTCCCCTATCTTTTTCTTCTTACAGTCCCCAGAGtgcaaacaaatatacaaatgggGGGCTTAAGTACCCTTAAAACAATCATCGAGCAAACAGTAACACATCATTTTCAATTAACATCATTTGAATGCCAGATTAtttgtgaaggacaatcctcttTTCTTATTCAATTTAATGTAATTGTTGATTTTGCACCCTTATGTTTGTATTATGCTATATTCTCTTTATATCTACCTATTCATTTTTTACAACACATTTCAAACAAATCAATGCACATAATATTACAATCGCAAAACTTAACTATTGCATATAGTCTGCTGAAtactatacatatatgtatttttttagttttcatttttattattttatataattaaaatattatttaccaTAAAAGGAACGATGTGGAACTTGCCAccctaaaaagaaaaacagataagGATTCTTTCTAAACAGTAGCTATAACAATGATTAAACAAAGTTCTCATCAGAAATCACAATTGCATATACATGTCAGTATACTGTCCATACTAATGGCTGAACTATTGGGGATATTTTTGCGTCTTCAAATAATTGCTTTTCACCCGTTGTGGGCTCAAGTGATAACAGTTCTTTCAAAAGGTTAAAACATATTATGACTTTTcaggttttcatttatttttcaatcCCCCCCATAAATCTTGGCTTGTCactggtctttaaggggttaaaaagttttttgttttttttgtttttttttaaatcactttaacAGGAAAAGAAATGGCATGGCCTTTGTCTCAGatataaacaaaaagtaaaatgtcTAAAATGTGGATTGTACCAGTCACTCCTCACACCAATATTCTACAAGCTTTTGGAATATGTTTGCGCTTTTTAGATAAGTgatgaaaataattatatttttttttacattgctatAACCTTATTGTGAAAGTATTTTTCCCATATCacataaaaaaagttttcatgTTAACTGAAATCTTCCAAAAACCTCAATTTTGAATCTTCTCGCTTCTAACTTCCAGAATCCCATAATGCATTTGATATCTAGTTTTGCTATGCTAGATCATGTACAACACAGTTTGCTAACATGGCATGTCGATTCCCTATGGACTCTGCTTCTCTTGTTTGCACAATTTCTGCACGAGACCCTGGAAGTTAATTAGCAGGACGATGCTGTGCTAATTGTATTAATTTACAAGATTTTAGTCAAAGAGTATCATGCCAAGCTTGGCACTGCTGTCATGTTTCTGACTTAATGACTTTGAAATACCAAAAACAAGGTGGGAAGGATAGCAGTAATTacacaataaatgaataaaacagcAGGATTCAATTGCTAATATATGTTATTGCAATTGTACTGATGTGCAATTAGATTTCCACGCAAgccatgtataaaaataaatggaaaaataaaaaagatatttgaAAATACACACTTGCAGTAAAAGTCTATGTGTAGATCTGGTATTTGAATATGCTGAAGGCTGTGTGATCGAATATGTTTGGTTTTTTTCTAAGTGGATAAGTAGACATTAATTGTAAACTATTTAAAAGCAAAACAACGCAACAGGATATTTTCTCCCAATCAAACCTTATTACGTTTTCAAAGGAAGTGTTTCCTTGTCAAGTTAGCTATATCTCTCCATCACATACTTACATTTTACTGCTAAAATATAATATCCCTCTCAACAAACAAATAGCTCTCGAATTAAGTTAAGGCAAATTAAATACTAAATATAACAGGCATTTAGCATCTCGTATCACTTGCTGCTACCAATGTGTTTCACCTTTTAACACGAGGGGAAGAGATGATGACATACTGGACTCATTTTCAAAGATAGCTTACTCCGGAATCAGCTATAGTGTATGGAAATTGGTAATTGTTTGGTGTAATAATGCCCGATTacgctaaaggaacactccacaactcTAAAGCACTCTAACTTGCTAAAGCAAAAGGCAAtacttctctttgagaagcattgtaTGAGCATCATGTCAATTCCTGCACGTTGACCCTATTGTCCAATTCTTATCTAAGCAAAGCAATCTGTTGGCCAGGAAATCAATAGTGACGACAAAGTGGAATTTCAATAAAAAGTTGTTTCAATGAGATGCTACTATACTAAATATGTCTAAAATAAGGTTATGGGAAGAATGATTCTTTTCTACTAACACAAtaaatgtttctttgtttctcagGCAACAACCTAGGTCATGCTTATGGTGGGATTTGCCCCCAAAATGATTCACAGCATCAGTGTAACCCCAAGGAAAGAGAAGAAACGAAAAAATGATCTAAACAGAGAAAGAACAACAATCAATTTGCACAAAGTAAGTACTGCACAGTCTCAGTACTCATTCTGCAATCTTTAAATAAGGCCCCTCTGGATCTCTGCTGTCAAGCTGTATGTGGCAGTATCACCAAGCTTACGCTTCAGCAGAGGCACACGAGTAAGTGCCTGCAAAGAATCCTGCTGTAAGCAGCTCTGGGAAATAAACAGAAAGTCAATAGCTATGAAaacaagcctttttttttttcatttcacacACAGATTGTTTAATCCAACACTGTTAGATAACTGTGAGCATCCAACAAAATAGGACTTGCAATTTACTATGCACATGTGGTAATGCTGGGTTATCATacacatataataaaacatatgccCTGATACCAataactatataaatgctaataattactattattatttttagaaactattattattataacttatTCTGCAGGTGCTTTACaatactacacacacatatatatatatatatatatatatatatatatatatatatatatatatatataacagtccagactctggcactcaacccaaaaaaaagtatatattgtatatgagtatattaccagggtgcctccaggccagtaGATATGAAGGTaaaaacaggagcactcacttggatttttcaAACGTGTATTAACAGTCTTAACACaaatctacatcaacgtttcgacccttcagggtctttatcaagatatattATGTCTATAAacattggtgctatataaatgccaataattctagtaattatttatatatagaattattattggcatttatatgtaATTAGTATCAGCGTGCGTTCTGTGCAGTGCAGATGCTATCAACATAAACACAAATTGCATTGCACTCTTTTTGATATCGTAAATTTTTGTGCAACAGTTCAGTCCAACAATATTGACCCTTATCTATCACATCCGGCCAATATTGCTACTTAAGAATGCTATAGTTATGACTGGGTGTTGTACACCCATCACCCAtattcagggccgccaccagaaattttggggcccctaactcagctcagggtctgggccccctggggcccgcctccaatcccgcccacagggtccacctccaaatcccgcccacaggaatacacacagacacaaaaacacacactgatacaaaaggacacagacacacacacacatacacacacaaaaatacatactaacagacacacatactgaaacagaaatacacgcatataggcatacgtactgacacacacatactgagacatacacacatatacagacacacaggcatacatagtgacagatagacacatactaacatacatacatacagacacacatgcatgaggacttacacacacatacaccgacatcacatacatacacacagacatacattaattcatactggcatacatacatatagacatactgacatactgacatacacacacagacagtcacagacattctgacatacacacagacattctaacatacacacagacattctaacatacacacagacattctgacatacacacagacattctgacatacacacagacatactgacatacacacagacattctaacatacacacagacattctgacatacacacagacattctgacatacacacagacatactgacatacacacagacattctaacatacacacagacattctgacatacacacagacattctaacatacacacagacattctaacatacacacagacatactgacatacacacagacattctgacatacacacagacatactgacatacacacagacattctgacatacacacagacatactgacatacacacagacattctaacatacacacagacatactgacatacacacagacattctaacatacacacagacatactgacatacatacagacattctaacatacacacagacatactgacatacacacagacatagtgacatacacacagacatactgacatacacacagacattctaacatacacacagacattctaacatacatacagacattctaacatacacacagacattctaacatacacacagacattctaacatacacacatacattctaacatacatacagacattctaacatacacacagacattctaacatacacacagacatacatacacaaatacagctaatttttcttacctttttttgcaggtggaaggctgtggctgatgggagtcggcgtggctcctgcgggctgcaggcctgtccttcttgcctcccgcgcggtgctgaggggaggggagggagctgggaggaagtgacggccacttcctcccagcagtactttgcggttgggatttttttttaaggggcccggtcgcgctattgcacggccgcagcgctgaccgggcccctgaagatacagggcccatggggtggccctaagtgagtgggccacccgatgggccccatcagcatgcgctacacgtggggcccgggcggccgggccccccagggccgccgggcccgtgacaaccgttatggttgtcaccccctgatggcggccctgcccataTTTCATCTTGCAAACACCTAccagataaatagacagacagacaaacaagaCAGATAAGATAGTTGGATTAAAAACATGATCACAACCCAAACTATAAAAAAGGAAGCAGCACAGCCCTTTAGGGATCAATGTAACATATAACACTGTAACATAATGTTTATTTTCGTTTttacatgttatttatttatttattttgctaatgTTATGCATGTCGAACTTTTTGTTTTGTTGGGGGTTTTTGTAAGCCCTTTCTCGAAGTTGACCTTTTCTTAGTGCAATTAAAGCACAACTGCCACTAAGAGCCGGGTAGAGAAGTGTGTCCACTGAAAATGTCATTCTGTTGCAGACTGCTAATGGGATACATTAAGGAAAGACTCCTGTTAATAGCTGAACGAGAGCGCACGATTTTAAACAGATACATACAAGACATGAGACATAAAACAGATGACagagatgaaaaaaaaacaagactcaAAAATGTGAAGGGATTTAAGCTATTTTGTCAGATAATCTTAAAAATATTGACTAATTCATCTGCTTAATTTCAATTTAGCTACcaagaaaaatgaaaatgaaaccagttttGAAATCTCATCTGGTTTCTATAAGAATGGTTAATGTGCTTACAAACCAGGGAAACTAACACAGTCACTGCCAGAGACATAAGTTTTTCAAAGACGTTAGGCAACTGAAAGGAGATCTCACAAGCCTTCAA is a genomic window of Pelobates fuscus isolate aPelFus1 chromosome 8, aPelFus1.pri, whole genome shotgun sequence containing:
- the FIGN gene encoding fidgetin isoform X3 yields the protein MTAAIQCLKMQWTPEHAQWPEQHFDITSTTRSPAHKVEAYRGHLQRTYQYAWANDDISALTASNLLKKYAEKYSGILDGSMERPILSNYTEAQSGLVNGRKSESDSWQSSLNSDSVYPMNCVTDVITASKAGVGATIPPSDVSASIGSSPGVASNLTEPNYSNSTCGGHTVPSLHSGLPSQEYATGYNGSYLHTTYSSQSASALPSPHPSPLHSSGLLQPPPPPPPPSALVPGYNGASNISSYNYPPAGYPPQSSVGSGYSPGSAPPPSAYLPSGIPAPTPLPPTTVPGYSYQSHGLTPIAPSALTNSSASSLKRKAFYMAGQGDIDSSYGNYSYGQQRTSHSPMYRMSDTSISNSNRGNGFDRSVETTSLAFKPTKQLGPSEQQRKFTSQSTRALTPPSYNSSKNSRTSEGFGKYNSSSINEHSDEHRQLLPHPLQGTGLHTATSSSHSVDEQLKNTDTHLIELVSNEIINQGHPVDWDEIAGLDLIKAFIKEEVLWPVIRSDAFSGLTALPRSILLFGPRGTGKTLLGRCIASQLGATFFKISASNLVTKWITEGDKIVHASFLVARCRQPSVIFVSDIELLLSSQVSEEHSPISRMRTEFLMQIDTVLSSAEDQIVVICATSKPEEIDESLRRYFMKRLLIPLPDSTARHQIIIQLLSQHNYCLNDKEVALLVQRTEGFSGLDVARLCQEAVVGPLHAIAPSDLSAIMPSQLRPVTYQDFENVFCKIQPSISQKELDMYIEWNKMFGCSQ
- the FIGN gene encoding fidgetin isoform X1, which codes for MLSSSVYGWQVPHRSFYGLKMQWTPEHAQWPEQHFDITSTTRSPAHKVEAYRGHLQRTYQYAWANDDISALTASNLLKKYAEKYSGILDGSMERPILSNYTEAQSGLVNGRKSESDSWQSSLNSDSVYPMNCVTDVITASKAGVGATIPPSDVSASIGSSPGVASNLTEPNYSNSTCGGHTVPSLHSGLPSQEYATGYNGSYLHTTYSSQSASALPSPHPSPLHSSGLLQPPPPPPPPSALVPGYNGASNISSYNYPPAGYPPQSSVGSGYSPGSAPPPSAYLPSGIPAPTPLPPTTVPGYSYQSHGLTPIAPSALTNSSASSLKRKAFYMAGQGDIDSSYGNYSYGQQRTSHSPMYRMSDTSISNSNRGNGFDRSVETTSLAFKPTKQLGPSEQQRKFTSQSTRALTPPSYNSSKNSRTSEGFGKYNSSSINEHSDEHRQLLPHPLQGTGLHTATSSSHSVDEQLKNTDTHLIELVSNEIINQGHPVDWDEIAGLDLIKAFIKEEVLWPVIRSDAFSGLTALPRSILLFGPRGTGKTLLGRCIASQLGATFFKISASNLVTKWITEGDKIVHASFLVARCRQPSVIFVSDIELLLSSQVSEEHSPISRMRTEFLMQIDTVLSSAEDQIVVICATSKPEEIDESLRRYFMKRLLIPLPDSTARHQIIIQLLSQHNYCLNDKEVALLVQRTEGFSGLDVARLCQEAVVGPLHAIAPSDLSAIMPSQLRPVTYQDFENVFCKIQPSISQKELDMYIEWNKMFGCSQ
- the FIGN gene encoding fidgetin isoform X2 gives rise to the protein MLSSSVYGLKMQWTPEHAQWPEQHFDITSTTRSPAHKVEAYRGHLQRTYQYAWANDDISALTASNLLKKYAEKYSGILDGSMERPILSNYTEAQSGLVNGRKSESDSWQSSLNSDSVYPMNCVTDVITASKAGVGATIPPSDVSASIGSSPGVASNLTEPNYSNSTCGGHTVPSLHSGLPSQEYATGYNGSYLHTTYSSQSASALPSPHPSPLHSSGLLQPPPPPPPPSALVPGYNGASNISSYNYPPAGYPPQSSVGSGYSPGSAPPPSAYLPSGIPAPTPLPPTTVPGYSYQSHGLTPIAPSALTNSSASSLKRKAFYMAGQGDIDSSYGNYSYGQQRTSHSPMYRMSDTSISNSNRGNGFDRSVETTSLAFKPTKQLGPSEQQRKFTSQSTRALTPPSYNSSKNSRTSEGFGKYNSSSINEHSDEHRQLLPHPLQGTGLHTATSSSHSVDEQLKNTDTHLIELVSNEIINQGHPVDWDEIAGLDLIKAFIKEEVLWPVIRSDAFSGLTALPRSILLFGPRGTGKTLLGRCIASQLGATFFKISASNLVTKWITEGDKIVHASFLVARCRQPSVIFVSDIELLLSSQVSEEHSPISRMRTEFLMQIDTVLSSAEDQIVVICATSKPEEIDESLRRYFMKRLLIPLPDSTARHQIIIQLLSQHNYCLNDKEVALLVQRTEGFSGLDVARLCQEAVVGPLHAIAPSDLSAIMPSQLRPVTYQDFENVFCKIQPSISQKELDMYIEWNKMFGCSQ